The following proteins are co-located in the Rippkaea orientalis PCC 8801 genome:
- a CDS encoding DUF3146 family protein: MSSKRLPETIAYVRITQQSWQQGRIEGEVRAAEYEWQFKWHFRRGRLLVKPTLGRSLIYEPLGRFLEHCDYQLEPGGDYQFTLRAEL; the protein is encoded by the coding sequence GTGAGTTCTAAACGTCTACCAGAAACCATTGCTTATGTTCGCATTACTCAACAATCTTGGCAACAGGGCCGAATTGAGGGGGAAGTACGAGCAGCCGAATATGAATGGCAGTTTAAATGGCATTTTCGGCGGGGGCGTTTATTGGTTAAACCCACCCTTGGACGATCATTAATTTATGAACCCTTAGGACGATTTTTAGAACACTGTGACTATCAATTAGAACCAGGGGGCGATTACCAGTTTACCCTACGCGCTGAACTTTAA
- a CDS encoding Uma2 family endonuclease, protein MSQTSDILNLPPPFPDHTQLPDSDGTFVKNFQEHPQSIILTDSIGQILQKIHPDGQYTIGQDCGIYWRETDPPEKGAEAPDWFYVPNVPPLFDGKIRRSYVLWREFITPLIVLEFASGEGTEERDQTPLSRIESGTKPGKFWVYEQIMRIPYYGIYVINTGKLEVYHLVNGFYYPLETNDRNHYPIDRLGVELGLWYGNYQNQTQLWLRWWDKDGNLLLTGQEEAQKERQRANQLEQDQLNAIFRLSQLGLTIEQISDSLSLSVEQVQKIVNPD, encoded by the coding sequence ATGAGCCAAACATCTGATATTCTTAACCTACCTCCTCCCTTTCCTGATCATACTCAATTACCTGACTCTGATGGGACTTTTGTGAAGAACTTTCAAGAGCATCCTCAAAGTATCATTTTGACTGATTCTATCGGTCAAATTTTGCAAAAAATTCATCCCGATGGTCAGTATACCATTGGACAAGATTGTGGGATTTATTGGCGAGAAACTGACCCCCCAGAAAAGGGTGCTGAAGCTCCTGATTGGTTTTATGTACCAAATGTTCCTCCCTTATTTGATGGAAAAATTCGTCGTTCCTATGTCCTTTGGCGTGAATTTATTACCCCATTAATTGTCTTAGAATTTGCCAGTGGAGAGGGAACAGAAGAACGAGATCAAACCCCGTTATCAAGAATAGAATCTGGCACAAAACCCGGCAAATTTTGGGTCTATGAACAAATTATGCGGATTCCTTACTATGGAATTTATGTAATTAACACGGGAAAATTAGAAGTTTATCATCTTGTTAATGGGTTTTATTATCCCCTAGAAACCAACGACAGAAACCACTATCCTATTGATCGCTTAGGGGTAGAATTAGGGTTATGGTATGGTAATTATCAAAACCAAACTCAACTATGGTTACGCTGGTGGGATAAGGATGGTAATCTATTATTAACGGGTCAAGAAGAAGCACAAAAAGAGCGACAACGTGCTAATCAATTAGAACAAGATCAACTTAATGCCATTTTTCGTTTATCTCAATTAGGATTAACAATTGAACAAATTTCTGACTCACTGAGTTTATCAGTTGAACAAGTTCAAAAAATAGTTAACCCTGATTAA
- a CDS encoding ArnT family glycosyltransferase: MHKITLQQEPIEPEILAKKSPKTLWIFSILWLLLISWIAFLWNLGAIGLVDKTEPMFVEASRQMALTGDWITPYWNGETRFDKPPLTYWLISLSFRVFGVNEWAARFPSAVFAIALVCLGFYTLRYWGFSDTNVLGSSTQDKNNSNEQQLWFSAIIGSAIIALNPFWIAWGRTGVSDMFLSSSIGLALLSFFIGYVQPKTALPKPLGLSVKNWWYVGYWVFMALGVLAKGPVALVLPGFVVIAFLLYVGRFLEVVKETPWLLGIGSFILIAVPWFILVTLEHGQEYIDTFFGFHNVQRFTSVVSVHPGAWYYYFPVVLVALIPWSIFLPLAIARLRFWRRNNWVNSERSTHLGLFALVWFLVIFVFFSSSVTKLAGYVLPLVPAAAILIALFWSDQTTQKATQNQGIWPLLFMLSGLANIGILGGLAVASFLSPQLVGNDPMMPQFNQLLQASGLPIRSGIIWAFSTLGVLILLLWKGHKRWIWAANLLGFMAFFSWVVLPIAPIIDSERQLPLRELATLVKKEQKPGEKLVLLGFMRPSMVYYTQQTVDSITETDIYSGQAIEYFKQQLNTPGTSPTTLIVAKPRYFEKLRLNPSDYEVIGDGKVYQLIRVSKDKVIQKNS; the protein is encoded by the coding sequence ATGCACAAAATAACCTTACAACAAGAACCTATTGAGCCTGAGATTCTTGCTAAAAAATCTCCAAAAACACTTTGGATATTTAGTATTTTATGGCTATTATTAATTAGCTGGATTGCCTTTTTATGGAATTTGGGTGCAATTGGACTGGTAGATAAAACTGAGCCAATGTTTGTCGAAGCATCCCGTCAAATGGCCTTAACAGGAGATTGGATAACACCCTATTGGAATGGAGAAACTCGTTTTGATAAACCTCCCTTGACCTATTGGTTAATATCCCTATCTTTTAGGGTATTTGGAGTTAATGAATGGGCTGCTCGTTTCCCCTCTGCTGTATTTGCGATCGCCCTAGTGTGCCTAGGATTTTATACCCTACGTTATTGGGGATTTTCCGATACCAACGTTCTTGGATCTTCAACGCAAGATAAAAACAACTCAAATGAGCAGCAATTATGGTTTTCAGCCATTATAGGATCGGCAATTATTGCCCTTAATCCTTTTTGGATTGCTTGGGGAAGAACAGGGGTTTCTGATATGTTTCTCTCTAGCAGTATTGGGTTAGCCTTACTATCATTTTTTATTGGCTATGTACAACCTAAAACTGCATTACCTAAACCGTTAGGGTTATCAGTAAAAAATTGGTGGTATGTTGGCTATTGGGTATTTATGGCCTTAGGGGTTTTGGCAAAAGGTCCCGTAGCACTCGTCCTTCCTGGCTTTGTTGTTATCGCTTTTTTATTATATGTAGGTCGGTTCCTAGAAGTGGTTAAAGAAACCCCTTGGTTATTAGGAATTGGCAGCTTTATCTTAATTGCTGTTCCCTGGTTTATTTTAGTGACCCTAGAACACGGACAAGAATATATTGATACCTTCTTTGGATTTCACAACGTTCAGCGATTTACTAGCGTTGTTAGCGTCCATCCTGGGGCATGGTATTATTACTTTCCAGTGGTTCTAGTCGCCTTAATTCCTTGGTCAATTTTTCTGCCCTTAGCCATTGCTCGTTTACGCTTTTGGAGACGTAACAATTGGGTTAATTCTGAACGTTCAACCCATCTAGGATTATTTGCCTTAGTTTGGTTTCTTGTTATCTTTGTTTTCTTTTCTAGTTCCGTTACAAAATTAGCCGGGTATGTTCTTCCTTTAGTCCCTGCTGCTGCCATTCTGATTGCCCTGTTTTGGAGTGATCAAACGACGCAAAAAGCAACCCAAAACCAAGGAATTTGGCCGCTATTATTTATGCTGAGTGGATTAGCTAATATAGGAATTTTAGGCGGTTTAGCGGTAGCGAGTTTTCTCAGTCCTCAATTGGTGGGTAATGACCCAATGATGCCCCAATTTAACCAACTATTACAAGCATCCGGTTTACCCATCAGAAGCGGAATTATTTGGGCTTTTTCTACCTTGGGTGTTTTAATTTTATTGCTTTGGAAAGGTCATAAACGGTGGATTTGGGCAGCAAATCTATTAGGATTTATGGCATTTTTTAGTTGGGTTGTACTTCCTATTGCCCCCATTATTGACAGCGAACGTCAACTTCCTTTAAGAGAATTAGCTACCTTAGTTAAGAAAGAACAAAAGCCTGGAGAAAAGTTAGTTTTACTCGGTTTTATGCGTCCAAGTATGGTTTATTACACACAACAAACCGTTGATTCTATTACCGAAACTGACATCTACAGTGGACAAGCAATTGAATACTTTAAACAGCAACTCAATACCCCAGGAACTTCTCCAACAACCTTAATTGTTGCTAAACCAAGATACTTTGAAAAACTGCGTTTAAACCCTTCTGATTATGAAGTGATTGGTGACGGAAAAGTCTATCAATTAATTCGCGTCTCTAAAGATAAGGTAATCCAGAAGAACTCATAA
- the ltrA gene encoding group II intron reverse transcriptase/maturase yields the protein MIDWDDLEKRVYKLQKRIYKASRRDDVKTVRRLQKTLTKSWAAKCLAVRRVTQDNQGKKTAGVDGVKSLTPKQRLNLIDKLKLGTKVKPTRRVWIPKPGTEEKRPLGIPTMYDRALQGLVKLALEPEWEAKFEPNSYGFRPGRSCQDAIGAIFLAINKKAKYVLDADIAKCFDRIDHEQLLNKLNTYPTLRKQIRAWLKAGVMDGKELFPTSEGTPQGGVISPLLANIALHGMENEINKLAETFDMRGPDGKLLGKRDKRKSVSLIRYADDFVILHEDITIVQRCKEFISEWLKDMGLELKPSKTRLAHTLEEYNKEKPGFDFLGFNVRQHKVGKFNSGRVKGKLLGFKTIITPSKESQKRHYKKIAETIEKHKGKAQAILIRNLNPIIRGWCNYFSTVVSQKVFERLWHLTVWKLIKWGLKRHRNKGRKFIVSKYFQNIGGNNWAFATRQEGKNPMRLLQHSDTTITRYVKVKDDASPYNGDLIYWSSRMGKHPEMSTRTALLLKKQKGKCAHCGLFFKEGDVIELDHIIPKSKGGKNEYKNWQLLHRHCHDEKTRNDGSLDRKLSHKSIKFPKNYRWENDILVTC from the coding sequence ATGATTGATTGGGATGACTTAGAAAAGCGTGTATATAAGCTACAAAAGCGCATTTACAAAGCGTCTCGTCGTGATGATGTCAAGACAGTTCGCAGACTCCAAAAAACCCTAACAAAATCCTGGGCGGCAAAATGCCTAGCGGTGCGTCGTGTTACCCAAGATAATCAAGGTAAAAAGACGGCTGGTGTGGATGGTGTGAAATCACTGACCCCAAAGCAACGTCTAAACCTCATAGATAAACTAAAATTGGGTACGAAGGTCAAACCCACTCGGAGAGTATGGATTCCGAAACCTGGGACTGAGGAGAAAAGACCTTTAGGAATACCGACCATGTATGACCGCGCATTGCAAGGGCTTGTCAAACTGGCATTAGAACCAGAATGGGAAGCTAAATTTGAACCTAACAGTTATGGGTTCAGACCAGGACGCTCATGTCAAGATGCCATCGGAGCAATATTCCTAGCAATAAACAAAAAAGCCAAATATGTGCTTGATGCTGATATTGCCAAATGTTTCGACCGCATTGACCATGAACAACTCCTAAATAAATTAAATACCTATCCGACCCTACGGAAACAAATCCGAGCTTGGCTAAAAGCTGGAGTCATGGATGGAAAAGAGTTGTTCCCAACATCTGAGGGTACGCCACAAGGAGGGGTTATATCACCTCTACTAGCAAACATAGCCCTCCATGGGATGGAAAACGAAATCAATAAACTAGCTGAAACATTCGATATGAGAGGTCCCGACGGTAAACTACTAGGCAAGAGGGACAAAAGAAAATCAGTTAGTCTTATTCGTTACGCCGATGACTTCGTAATCCTCCACGAAGACATAACCATTGTCCAAAGATGTAAAGAGTTTATCTCTGAATGGTTAAAAGACATGGGATTGGAATTGAAACCAAGTAAAACCCGATTAGCCCATACATTAGAGGAGTACAACAAAGAAAAACCTGGCTTTGATTTCCTCGGATTTAACGTCCGTCAACACAAAGTAGGAAAGTTTAACTCTGGAAGGGTAAAAGGAAAGCTATTAGGTTTTAAGACCATTATAACTCCAAGCAAGGAAAGCCAGAAAAGACACTACAAAAAGATTGCAGAAACAATAGAAAAGCACAAAGGGAAAGCCCAGGCAATTCTAATAAGAAACCTTAACCCAATAATCAGAGGATGGTGCAATTATTTCTCAACCGTAGTAAGTCAAAAAGTCTTCGAGAGACTATGGCATTTAACTGTCTGGAAACTAATCAAATGGGGTTTGAAACGCCATCGAAACAAAGGAAGGAAATTTATAGTTTCCAAATATTTCCAAAATATAGGTGGTAATAATTGGGCATTCGCAACCAGGCAAGAAGGTAAAAACCCGATGCGGTTACTACAACATAGCGATACAACAATCACCCGCTATGTAAAAGTTAAAGACGATGCCAGTCCATACAACGGCGACCTAATTTATTGGAGTTCAAGAATGGGCAAACACCCTGAGATGTCAACGCGAACGGCATTACTGCTTAAAAAGCAAAAAGGGAAATGCGCTCACTGCGGATTGTTCTTTAAAGAGGGAGATGTAATTGAACTTGACCACATCATTCCTAAGTCAAAAGGCGGAAAGAATGAATATAAAAACTGGCAACTTCTCCATCGACATTGCCATGATGAAAAGACCAGAAATGATGGAAGTTTAGATAGGAAACTATCACATAAATCCATCAAATTCCCTAAGAATTATCGATGGGAAAACGATATTCTGGTGACGTGCTAA
- a CDS encoding GTP-binding protein, giving the protein MSQIGLNDYWNPDELEETILSFEAIQEEINYKQAQDALQSLVNHLDLTLSEQTGLESELTHLTGMLEKLEQSVVQIAAFGMVGRGKSSVLNALLGQAIFETGPLHGVTQNVDTASWQLNPDETFEGVQRLALSGWGNSRIELIDTPGIDEIDGQTREALAHDMARQVDLILFIIAGDMTKVEYEALSQLREAGKPMILVFNKIDQYPEADRLAIYEKIRDDRVKELLSPDEIVMVAASPLVTEVIRDEGGNLKRQRKREKPQVEALKLKILEILHREGKSLVALNTMLYASEVNEHIVNRKLIIREEAANQLIQKAVMTKAVAIALNPVTVVDLLTGAVVDVAMILSLSRLYGMPMTQQTAIALLQKIGVSMGGISGSEFLASFGLSSLKGLLGLATPITGGVSLLPYFSVAITQGGVAGVSCYAIGQVTKLYLANGASWGPQGPKTVVKSILLSLDKTSILNRIKWELGDKLKQSKSK; this is encoded by the coding sequence ATGTCTCAAATAGGCTTGAATGACTATTGGAACCCTGATGAGTTAGAAGAAACGATTCTTAGTTTTGAGGCGATTCAGGAAGAAATTAACTATAAACAAGCCCAAGATGCCCTCCAAAGCTTAGTTAATCACCTCGATTTAACCTTATCTGAACAAACGGGGTTAGAAAGCGAATTAACCCATCTAACGGGGATGTTAGAGAAATTAGAACAGTCGGTCGTCCAAATTGCGGCCTTTGGGATGGTCGGACGAGGGAAATCTTCGGTTTTGAATGCTTTGTTAGGTCAAGCAATTTTTGAAACAGGACCGCTACATGGTGTTACGCAAAACGTAGATACAGCCTCTTGGCAATTAAACCCCGATGAGACTTTTGAGGGGGTTCAACGGTTAGCGTTATCGGGATGGGGAAATTCCCGAATAGAGTTAATTGATACCCCTGGAATTGATGAAATTGACGGTCAAACCCGTGAAGCGTTAGCCCATGATATGGCTAGACAGGTGGATTTGATTTTATTTATTATCGCCGGAGATATGACCAAGGTGGAATATGAGGCTTTATCCCAATTGCGAGAAGCGGGAAAACCGATGATTTTGGTGTTTAATAAGATTGATCAATATCCTGAAGCCGATCGCCTGGCCATTTATGAAAAAATTCGGGATGATCGGGTTAAAGAGTTACTCTCCCCCGATGAAATTGTTATGGTGGCTGCTTCTCCGTTGGTGACTGAGGTAATACGGGATGAAGGGGGGAACCTAAAACGGCAACGTAAGCGGGAAAAACCGCAGGTAGAAGCCCTCAAACTGAAAATCCTTGAAATTTTGCATCGAGAAGGAAAGTCCCTGGTAGCCCTCAATACGATGCTCTACGCCTCGGAAGTGAATGAACACATCGTTAACCGTAAGCTGATTATTCGGGAAGAAGCGGCTAATCAATTAATTCAAAAAGCAGTGATGACAAAAGCCGTGGCGATCGCCCTTAACCCGGTGACGGTGGTGGATTTATTGACGGGGGCAGTGGTGGATGTGGCGATGATTTTGTCGCTGTCGCGTTTGTATGGAATGCCCATGACACAACAGACGGCGATCGCCCTATTACAAAAAATCGGGGTGAGTATGGGGGGGATTAGTGGCAGTGAATTTTTGGCTTCTTTTGGCTTAAGTTCCCTTAAAGGATTGTTAGGATTGGCTACCCCCATCACGGGAGGCGTTTCTTTGCTGCCCTACTTTTCGGTGGCAATTACCCAAGGAGGAGTCGCGGGGGTGTCTTGTTATGCGATCGGACAGGTAACTAAGCTGTATTTAGCGAATGGGGCTTCTTGGGGTCCACAGGGTCCGAAAACGGTGGTCAAAAGTATTCTCTTATCCTTAGATAAAACGTCTATTTTGAATCGCATTAAGTGGGAATTGGGGGACAAGTTAAAACAGTCCAAATCTAAATAA
- a CDS encoding FAD-binding oxidoreductase, whose translation MTSLTPSWNIIKTELSNLEIITDPLQISKLSLDYYHFSPILNNQLQDKRGDLVVRPNNEEEVIQIAQTCVKYKIPLTVRGAGTGNYGQCIPLKGGIILDTTKMNRILSLDPGTACVETGVKMAAFDKKAREIGWELRMAPSTYRTATIGGFIAGGSGGMGSITYGQLRDRGNVQSVRVVTLEDDPCVIELRGDEVQQVTHAYGTNGIITQLEIPLAPAYPWAEIIVAFDDFMTAARFGQALSDSDGIIKKLVTIQAAPICRYLTALNDYLPDGKDCALLMVSEYDLEAFHDLVYHYQGQITYLKTAQEASKGTSLLEFTWNHTTLHARNIDPELTYLQTLYFTLEKVENFYHYFGDEVMIHLEFLKVAGKAIPAGLQLVRFTTEERLNEIIDYHEEEGAAIANPHTYILEDGGRKVIEPEQLAFKKLVDPYGLMNPGKMKAWE comes from the coding sequence ATGACATCTCTAACCCCTTCTTGGAATATTATTAAAACCGAACTCTCTAACCTAGAAATTATTACTGACCCCCTTCAAATCAGCAAACTATCCCTAGATTATTATCACTTTAGCCCCATTTTAAACAACCAATTACAGGATAAACGGGGTGACTTAGTGGTTCGTCCCAATAATGAAGAAGAAGTAATTCAAATTGCCCAAACCTGTGTTAAATATAAGATACCCCTGACGGTGAGAGGTGCAGGAACTGGCAATTATGGGCAATGTATTCCCTTAAAAGGCGGTATTATCCTCGATACTACGAAAATGAACCGAATTTTGTCCCTTGACCCTGGAACCGCTTGCGTGGAAACTGGGGTTAAAATGGCTGCTTTTGATAAAAAAGCGCGTGAAATCGGTTGGGAATTAAGAATGGCTCCTTCTACCTACCGTACAGCTACTATTGGAGGGTTTATTGCTGGAGGAAGTGGCGGAATGGGTTCAATTACTTATGGACAATTGCGCGATCGCGGGAATGTTCAATCTGTCCGAGTTGTCACCCTCGAAGACGACCCCTGTGTGATAGAATTACGGGGAGATGAAGTGCAACAGGTTACTCATGCCTACGGCACTAATGGCATTATCACCCAATTAGAAATTCCTCTAGCTCCTGCCTATCCTTGGGCAGAAATTATCGTTGCTTTTGATGATTTTATGACAGCAGCGAGGTTTGGTCAAGCCCTAAGTGATAGCGATGGGATTATTAAGAAATTAGTGACCATTCAAGCTGCTCCCATTTGTCGTTATTTAACTGCATTAAATGACTATCTTCCTGATGGGAAAGATTGTGCTTTATTGATGGTTTCTGAATACGATTTAGAAGCCTTTCATGACTTAGTTTATCACTATCAAGGGCAAATAACCTATCTAAAAACTGCCCAAGAAGCCAGTAAAGGAACCAGTTTATTAGAGTTTACTTGGAATCATACAACCCTTCATGCTCGCAATATTGATCCGGAGTTAACCTATCTTCAGACTTTATATTTTACCTTAGAAAAAGTGGAGAATTTTTATCATTATTTTGGCGATGAAGTGATGATTCATTTAGAATTTTTAAAAGTAGCAGGTAAAGCCATCCCCGCAGGATTACAATTGGTTCGTTTTACTACCGAAGAAAGGCTTAATGAAATTATTGACTATCACGAAGAAGAAGGGGCAGCTATTGCTAACCCACATACCTATATTCTTGAAGATGGTGGACGAAAAGTGATTGAACCCGAACAATTAGCGTTTAAAAAATTAGTTGATCCCTACGGGTTAATGAACCCTGGAAAAATGAAAGCTTGGGAATAA
- a CDS encoding DUF2252 domain-containing protein has protein sequence MNESIESYLPAPVSQTGFRSRDERIAIGKSLRDKLPRADHAIWQPPANRRDPIEILEESNQDRIPELIPIRYGRMLSSPFTFLRGSAALMAYDLSLMPNLGIDVQACGDCHLLNFGLFATPERNLVFDINDFDETHPAPWEWDLKRLAVSFVIAGRDNNFDDKDSEEAVEQCVRSYREHLRAYSQMSPLEIWYDRLDMDTIIDMAPNAKSKKLREEIAEKARKRVSDNLFPKITAPVGGRHRFVEQPPLIFRPQLEDFEGRVEEALEDYRESLSLERRVLLDRYRLEDMALKVVGIGSVGTRCYIALFFSEDNHPLILQFKEARRSILEPYTRKSQFDNQGERIVMGQRLMQSSSDIFLGWVRARNNYEFYGRQLRDMKISFPVEGYSALQMKSYAEYCGWTLARTQAKSGDSTTISGYLGKNDQFDKAISKFALAYADQIEKDYHSLVEAVRSGRVEAIEEDF, from the coding sequence ATGAACGAGTCAATAGAAAGTTACCTCCCTGCCCCTGTTTCTCAAACCGGATTTCGCTCTAGAGATGAACGCATAGCCATAGGAAAATCGCTGCGGGATAAACTGCCTCGCGCGGATCATGCGATTTGGCAACCGCCAGCCAACCGCCGCGATCCCATTGAGATTCTTGAAGAATCGAACCAAGATCGCATTCCTGAACTCATTCCGATCCGCTACGGGCGAATGTTAAGTAGTCCCTTTACCTTTCTACGGGGATCGGCTGCACTAATGGCTTACGATCTTTCTTTGATGCCGAATCTTGGTATTGATGTACAAGCTTGTGGGGACTGCCATCTCTTGAATTTTGGCTTATTTGCTACCCCTGAGCGCAATTTAGTCTTTGATATTAACGATTTTGATGAAACTCACCCGGCTCCTTGGGAATGGGATCTCAAGCGTCTGGCAGTCAGTTTTGTTATTGCTGGAAGAGATAATAACTTCGATGATAAGGACTCTGAAGAAGCAGTTGAACAATGTGTGCGTTCCTATCGGGAGCATCTGCGGGCTTATTCCCAGATGAGTCCTTTGGAAATTTGGTATGATCGCTTGGACATGGACACGATTATTGATATGGCTCCCAATGCGAAATCTAAAAAGCTGCGGGAAGAGATCGCTGAAAAAGCGAGAAAACGGGTCAGTGATAACCTATTTCCTAAGATTACTGCTCCTGTTGGGGGCAGACATCGCTTTGTGGAGCAACCGCCCCTGATTTTTCGTCCCCAACTTGAAGATTTCGAGGGACGAGTGGAGGAAGCTCTTGAAGACTATCGGGAATCTTTGTCTCTTGAGCGTCGTGTTTTGTTAGATCGCTACAGATTAGAAGATATGGCACTAAAAGTCGTGGGTATTGGTAGTGTGGGGACAAGATGCTACATTGCACTGTTTTTCTCTGAAGATAATCACCCTCTGATTCTTCAATTTAAGGAGGCTCGTCGTTCGATTCTTGAACCCTACACCAGAAAAAGTCAATTTGATAACCAAGGGGAACGCATTGTGATGGGGCAACGGTTGATGCAGTCTTCGAGTGATATCTTTTTAGGATGGGTACGAGCTCGCAATAATTATGAGTTTTATGGACGACAATTACGCGATATGAAGATCTCTTTTCCGGTTGAGGGATATTCCGCTTTACAGATGAAATCCTATGCTGAATATTGTGGCTGGACTTTAGCCCGTACTCAGGCTAAATCGGGGGATTCTACGACGATTAGTGGTTATTTAGGGAAAAATGATCAGTTTGATAAGGCGATCAGCAAATTTGCCCTTGCCTATGCGGATCAGATCGAAAAAGACTATCATTCATTGGTTGAAGCGGTGCGTTCAGGACGAGTTGAAGCGATCGAGGAAGATTTTTGA
- a CDS encoding phosphatase PAP2 family protein, whose amino-acid sequence MKLNLKANVVDRTHIVNNKILVSFIITLLLFLGLTKEVVEGRLDAWDQTFMEWVRHFHQPGLFEFARVSYFLGEAEVVVFFVLALLGFFAWKRYWKEAQVLAISALGILILIDQILKPLFGRIRPAPGLIDVHGKSYPSGHVSGNFMLYLYISYIVAFRFPKLAIYLYGISTLLALLIGWSSLYLHVHWATDIIAGFAVGYLAFTLSIILLKVMDKKYQNF is encoded by the coding sequence ATGAAGCTAAATCTAAAAGCAAATGTGGTGGATAGGACTCATATAGTAAATAATAAGATTTTAGTCTCTTTTATTATTACCTTATTGTTATTTTTGGGATTAACTAAGGAAGTTGTCGAAGGTAGACTAGATGCTTGGGATCAAACCTTTATGGAATGGGTGCGTCACTTTCATCAACCCGGGTTATTTGAATTTGCTAGAGTTTCCTATTTTTTAGGAGAAGCTGAGGTTGTTGTTTTTTTTGTCTTAGCTTTGTTGGGTTTTTTTGCGTGGAAACGCTACTGGAAAGAAGCACAAGTTTTAGCCATTTCCGCTCTAGGAATTTTAATCTTAATTGATCAAATCTTAAAACCTTTGTTCGGTCGTATTCGTCCGGCTCCAGGGTTAATTGATGTTCACGGGAAAAGCTATCCGAGTGGCCATGTTTCAGGTAATTTTATGCTATACTTATACATTTCTTATATTGTTGCTTTTCGCTTTCCTAAACTAGCCATATATCTCTATGGAATTTCTACCCTTTTAGCCTTACTTATTGGTTGGAGTAGTCTTTATTTGCACGTCCATTGGGCAACAGATATTATTGCTGGTTTTGCCGTTGGTTATCTGGCTTTTACCTTATCTATTATCCTGTTAAAAGTTATGGATAAAAAATATCAAAATTTTTAA
- a CDS encoding DUF389 domain-containing protein, whose protein sequence is MQKNWEIIKNWGFGAIPILKLRESLMKDSLFNKNYLILTLSSCLLATLGLIINSSAVIIGAMIIAPLMLPLRGISFATLEGDFLLLKRSFIAIISGTFLSIFCAFIVGITLIIPELNSEILARTEPTLIDLLIALIAGGISGYAKIRPEVGDAIPGTAIAVALMPPLCVVGLCLSQGKWDMGSGAMLLYLTNLLGINLACILVYILAGYAKSNEVARTLSWGVSLILIGLLAIPLAISFSKLIGQAKIHHSIQQILVNRSLSNPDEVKVFNLGINWNKKPPIVMVKVRSSRSINPDEVKLIEQLLKDELKQPFEIIFEVTPTTVVKSSMNE, encoded by the coding sequence ATGCAAAAAAACTGGGAAATTATTAAAAATTGGGGATTTGGAGCGATTCCCATTCTAAAACTAAGGGAATCTTTAATGAAAGATTCCCTCTTCAACAAAAATTATTTAATCCTAACTTTAAGTTCTTGTTTACTAGCAACATTAGGATTGATTATTAACAGTTCTGCTGTCATTATTGGTGCTATGATTATTGCCCCTTTAATGTTACCGTTAAGAGGAATTTCTTTTGCTACTCTTGAAGGAGACTTTCTTTTACTTAAGCGTAGTTTTATTGCGATTATTTCTGGTACTTTTTTATCTATTTTTTGTGCATTTATTGTAGGAATTACCTTGATTATTCCTGAATTAAATTCAGAGATTTTAGCAAGAACTGAACCAACCTTAATTGACTTACTAATTGCCCTAATTGCTGGAGGGATTAGTGGCTATGCTAAAATTCGTCCCGAAGTCGGAGATGCTATCCCAGGAACAGCTATTGCCGTGGCTTTAATGCCCCCCCTTTGCGTTGTCGGGTTGTGTCTATCTCAAGGAAAATGGGATATGGGATCAGGGGCAATGTTACTCTATTTAACTAACTTATTGGGCATTAATTTAGCCTGTATTCTAGTCTATATTTTAGCAGGATACGCCAAAAGTAATGAAGTCGCAAGAACCCTATCTTGGGGAGTTTCCTTAATTTTGATTGGCCTTTTAGCTATTCCCCTTGCCATTAGTTTCTCTAAATTGATTGGTCAAGCCAAAATTCACCATTCTATTCAACAAATATTAGTGAATAGATCCTTAAGTAATCCGGATGAGGTGAAAGTCTTTAATTTAGGAATTAACTGGAATAAAAAACCCCCTATTGTGATGGTTAAAGTCAGGTCTTCTCGTTCAATTAATCCTGATGAAGTCAAGCTGATTGAACAACTCCTGAAAGATGAATTAAAACAGCCATTTGAAATCATTTTTGAAGTAACACCCACCACTGTCGTCAAATCTTCAATGAATGAATAA